One window of Streptomyces sp. FIT100 genomic DNA carries:
- a CDS encoding GbsR/MarR family transcriptional regulator, whose protein sequence is MVTEQTERKPDEGAVSDFVERFAAQFVEAGVPRMPSRVFAALIASETGVMTSAELGEQLKVSPAAVSGAVRYLAQVTMVSREREPGSRRERYRVASNQWYEAIANRDQLLRAWEDTFRDGIAKLGPDTGAGRRLAETLAFFEFLEAELAGMMERWRTVRAEKFGESG, encoded by the coding sequence GTGGTGACTGAGCAGACCGAGCGGAAGCCGGATGAAGGGGCGGTGTCCGACTTCGTCGAGCGCTTCGCCGCGCAGTTCGTCGAGGCGGGTGTGCCCCGGATGCCGTCCCGCGTCTTCGCCGCCCTGATCGCCTCCGAAACCGGAGTGATGACCTCCGCGGAGTTGGGCGAGCAGCTCAAGGTCAGCCCGGCCGCCGTCTCCGGCGCGGTCCGCTATCTCGCCCAGGTCACCATGGTCTCCCGGGAACGCGAACCGGGCTCCCGGCGCGAGCGCTACCGCGTGGCCAGCAACCAGTGGTACGAAGCCATCGCCAACCGGGACCAGCTCCTGCGGGCCTGGGAGGACACCTTCCGCGACGGGATCGCCAAGCTCGGGCCCGACACGGGGGCCGGACGCAGACTGGCGGAGACGCTCGCGTTCTTCGAGTTCCTGGAGGCCGAGTTGGCCGGGATGATGGAGCGTTGGCGCACGGTGCGCGCCGAGAAGTTCGGCGAGAGCGGCTGA
- a CDS encoding ABC transporter permease — MTAVAETGTFAVRGGGSRPLAGTGALLRLALRRDRVMLPVWVVVLTLMVVSGVGSLETLYDTEAERAQLAVSMAGNSSLRSMYGPVFDHSVGGLVAWRFGTFAAVLAAVMSLIIVVRHTREEEETGRQELLSSAMVGRRAPLTAALLTAVIANAAVALLITAGLSGQGAGGALALGLAIGGTGVLFATMAAIVAQLSESARLAKGLTSGVLGLAFVLRAAGDAGTADGSSVLTWLSPIGWAENVRAFAGERWWVLLLITAAVAVQCVVAYTLAGRRDVGMSFLPTRPGPAEGRIATAGGLAWRLQRATLLGWAAGFLLTGIVFGGMASGAADLVGDNEQAKEIFERMGGQAALTDAFLAAMTGMFGMVAALYAVGSVLRMHGEETSQRAEPVLANAVGRIPWAAGHLVVAFGGAALILLLSGAGLAIGHSGELGPLLGAALVQVPAVWTLAGLTLLLYGAFPQATTAAWGVAGLCLALGWIGPALNLPQSVLNLSPFGHLPKLPGTEMDWTPVLLLTAIAVALVAAGLAGFRRRDLST, encoded by the coding sequence ATGACCGCCGTCGCCGAGACCGGCACCTTCGCCGTCCGGGGCGGCGGCTCCCGGCCGCTGGCCGGGACGGGCGCACTGCTCAGGCTCGCCCTGCGGCGCGACCGGGTCATGCTTCCCGTCTGGGTCGTGGTGCTCACCCTGATGGTCGTCAGCGGCGTCGGTTCGCTGGAGACGCTGTACGACACCGAGGCCGAGCGGGCCCAGCTGGCCGTGTCGATGGCCGGCAACAGCTCGCTGCGCAGCATGTACGGGCCGGTGTTCGACCACAGCGTGGGCGGTCTGGTCGCGTGGCGGTTCGGCACCTTCGCGGCGGTGCTCGCCGCGGTGATGAGCCTGATCATCGTCGTGCGCCACACGCGCGAGGAAGAGGAGACGGGCCGTCAGGAGCTGCTGTCCTCGGCGATGGTGGGACGGCGGGCGCCGCTGACCGCGGCCCTGCTGACCGCGGTGATCGCCAACGCCGCGGTGGCGCTGCTGATCACCGCGGGCCTGTCCGGGCAGGGCGCGGGCGGTGCGCTCGCCCTCGGCCTCGCGATCGGCGGGACCGGCGTGCTGTTCGCCACGATGGCCGCGATCGTCGCCCAGCTGAGCGAGAGCGCCCGGCTCGCCAAGGGACTGACGTCCGGGGTGCTGGGGCTGGCGTTCGTCCTGCGGGCGGCCGGTGACGCGGGCACGGCCGACGGTTCCTCGGTGCTGACCTGGCTGTCACCGATCGGCTGGGCGGAGAACGTACGGGCCTTCGCCGGCGAGCGCTGGTGGGTGCTCCTGCTGATCACCGCGGCGGTGGCCGTGCAGTGCGTCGTCGCGTACACCCTGGCCGGGCGGCGCGACGTCGGCATGAGCTTCCTGCCCACCCGCCCCGGACCGGCCGAGGGCCGGATCGCGACGGCCGGCGGGCTCGCCTGGCGGTTGCAGCGCGCCACCCTCCTCGGCTGGGCGGCGGGCTTCCTGCTCACCGGGATCGTCTTCGGCGGCATGGCGAGCGGCGCGGCCGACCTGGTCGGCGACAACGAGCAGGCCAAGGAGATCTTCGAGCGGATGGGCGGGCAGGCGGCGCTCACCGACGCCTTCCTCGCGGCGATGACCGGCATGTTCGGGATGGTCGCCGCGCTGTACGCGGTCGGGTCGGTGCTGCGCATGCACGGCGAGGAGACGTCCCAGCGGGCCGAGCCGGTGCTGGCGAACGCGGTCGGCCGCATCCCGTGGGCCGCGGGCCACCTGGTCGTCGCCTTCGGCGGCGCCGCGCTGATCCTGCTGCTCAGCGGGGCCGGCCTGGCGATCGGCCACAGCGGGGAGCTGGGTCCGCTCCTGGGCGCCGCGCTGGTCCAGGTCCCCGCGGTGTGGACGCTGGCGGGCCTGACGCTGCTGCTGTACGGCGCCTTCCCGCAGGCGACGACGGCGGCGTGGGGAGTGGCGGGGCTGTGCCTGGCGCTCGGCTGGATCGGTCCGGCGCTGAACCTGCCGCAGTCCGTGCTGAACCTCTCGCCCTTCGGCCATCTGCCGAAGCTGCCGGGAACGGAGATGGACTGGACCCCGGTGCTGCTCCTCACCGCGATCGCGGTGGCCCTGGTGGCGGCGGGCCTGGCGGGCTTCCGCCGCCGGGATCTCAGCACCTGA
- the kynU gene encoding kynureninase, whose translation MSETRLTERAAELDAADELAKRRELFALEDGTVYLDGNSLGALPRHVQDRMADVIGRQWGELRIRSWDESGWWTAPERIGERIAPLVGAAPGQIVVGDSTSVNVFKAVVAAVRMAPEDRDEILVDATTFPTDGYIAESAARLTGHRTVVVDPADVPDAVGPRTAAALVNHVDYRTGRLHDLPGITAALHARGALAVWDLCHSAGALPVGLDEHGVDLAVGCTYKYLNGGPGSPAYLYVAERHQGRFDSPLPGWNSHADPFGMTPGYTPAEGSVRGRVGTPDILSMLALEAALDVWDGVAVEAVRAKSLALTDFFLECVEAYVPRGRLTSLTPAAHAERGSQIALACPHAPAVMEALIARGVVGDLRRPDVLRFGFTPLYVGFADTERAARVLAEVLGGTRG comes from the coding sequence ATGTCTGAGACGCGACTCACCGAGCGGGCCGCGGAGCTGGACGCGGCGGACGAACTGGCCAAGCGGCGCGAGCTGTTCGCTCTTGAGGACGGCACCGTCTACCTGGACGGGAACTCGCTCGGCGCGCTGCCGCGCCACGTCCAGGACCGGATGGCCGACGTCATCGGCAGGCAGTGGGGCGAACTGCGCATCCGCTCCTGGGACGAGAGCGGCTGGTGGACGGCGCCCGAGCGGATCGGCGAGCGGATCGCCCCGCTCGTCGGCGCCGCGCCGGGCCAGATCGTCGTCGGCGACTCCACCAGCGTGAACGTCTTCAAGGCCGTGGTCGCGGCGGTGCGGATGGCGCCGGAGGACCGGGACGAGATCCTCGTCGACGCCACGACCTTCCCCACCGACGGGTACATCGCCGAGTCGGCCGCCCGGCTGACCGGCCACCGGACGGTCGTCGTCGACCCCGCCGACGTACCGGACGCGGTGGGCCCGCGTACGGCCGCCGCGCTCGTCAACCACGTCGACTACCGCACCGGCCGCCTCCACGACCTGCCCGGGATCACGGCCGCGCTGCACGCGCGGGGCGCGCTCGCCGTCTGGGACCTGTGCCACAGCGCGGGCGCGCTGCCCGTCGGCCTCGACGAGCACGGGGTGGACCTCGCGGTCGGCTGCACCTACAAGTACCTCAACGGCGGGCCCGGTTCGCCCGCGTACCTGTACGTCGCCGAGCGCCACCAGGGCCGCTTCGACTCACCGCTGCCCGGCTGGAACTCGCACGCCGACCCGTTCGGGATGACCCCCGGCTACACACCGGCCGAGGGCTCGGTACGCGGCCGGGTCGGCACGCCCGACATCCTCTCGATGCTGGCGCTGGAGGCGGCGCTCGACGTGTGGGACGGGGTCGCCGTGGAGGCGGTACGGGCCAAGTCGCTCGCCCTCACCGACTTCTTCCTGGAGTGCGTGGAGGCGTATGTGCCGCGGGGGAGGCTCACCTCGCTCACCCCGGCCGCGCACGCCGAGCGGGGCAGCCAGATCGCACTGGCCTGCCCGCACGCGCCGGCCGTCATGGAGGCCCTGATCGCACGCGGTGTCGTCGGCGATCTGCGCCGTCCTGACGTGCTGCGATTCGGCTTCACTCCGCTGTACGTCGGGTTCGCGGACACCGAGCGCGCGGCCAGGGTCCTGGCCGAGGTCCTGGGCGGGACGCGCGGCTGA
- a CDS encoding response regulator transcription factor codes for MTIRVLIVDDQAMVREGFSVLLNAMPDIEVIGEAVNGREAVAQVTALRPDVVLMDIRMPEMNGIEATREIVAADADAKVLVLTTFDLDEYVYQALRAGASGFLLKDASARQLADGVHVVAAGEALLAPTVTRRLITEFSRIPAASPRPPAMARIGELTERETEVLVLIAQGLSNAEIAAHLVVAESTIKTHVSRILVKLGLRDRTQAAVFAYEARLVTPG; via the coding sequence ATGACCATCCGGGTCCTGATCGTCGACGACCAGGCCATGGTCCGCGAGGGCTTCTCCGTGCTGCTGAACGCGATGCCGGACATCGAGGTGATCGGCGAGGCGGTCAACGGCCGGGAGGCGGTCGCCCAGGTCACCGCCCTGCGCCCGGACGTGGTCCTGATGGACATCCGGATGCCGGAGATGAACGGCATCGAGGCGACCCGTGAGATCGTCGCGGCCGACGCCGACGCCAAGGTGCTGGTCCTGACCACCTTCGACCTCGACGAGTACGTGTACCAGGCGCTGCGCGCGGGTGCGTCGGGCTTCCTGCTGAAGGACGCGTCGGCGCGGCAGCTCGCGGACGGCGTGCATGTCGTGGCGGCGGGCGAGGCGCTCCTCGCGCCGACGGTCACACGCCGGCTGATCACCGAGTTCTCGCGGATCCCGGCCGCGTCGCCGCGGCCCCCGGCGATGGCCCGGATCGGCGAGCTGACGGAGCGCGAGACGGAGGTGCTGGTGCTGATCGCACAGGGCCTGTCGAACGCGGAGATCGCCGCGCACCTCGTCGTCGCCGAGTCCACGATCAAGACCCACGTCAGCCGGATCCTGGTGAAGCTGGGGCTGCGCGACCGGACGCAGGCGGCGGTGTTCGCGTACGAGGCGAGGCTGGTCACGCCCGGGTAG
- a CDS encoding sensor histidine kinase: protein MADVTDTQTTQRIPRSPRAEAESRSPEFRLAMGALGGLRQDLFHDPFAYRLLPPMRTDGPVVRRMPGRIRGGLAWTPHAFVGFLAFITLVTGLSAGHSMSSGVVVLFTAAVPAAAVLLTLVRPVGAFWLSLTSTPVLAFLIGDHWSGWPWPPGPFAAHLAVLTVVALRTRPRTAAWMWLLTATYGAFAEGIAGYGYGGNSWPMVFVSALLLLGTTVLNVRRAAREEVAVQQSVTAVERDRRTLLEERTTIARELHDVVAHHMSVVAIQAEAAPYRVENPPPELVQAFATIRENAVASLTELRRVLGVVRAEDHEAPDAPQPTLADLDGLIANVRDAGLTVETAVTGAVRELPQGVELSAYRIIQEALSNALRHAPGAPAKVEVAYVLGGLGLRIVNGPARGLVKPSPGAGHGITGMRERVAMLNGEMTAAETEDGGYEVAAFLPVAKDESA from the coding sequence TTGGCAGACGTGACCGACACGCAGACCACGCAGCGCATACCGCGCTCCCCGCGCGCCGAGGCCGAGAGCCGCAGCCCCGAGTTCCGCCTGGCGATGGGCGCGCTCGGCGGTCTGCGGCAGGACCTGTTCCATGATCCGTTCGCCTACCGGCTGCTGCCGCCGATGCGGACGGACGGCCCGGTCGTGCGCCGGATGCCGGGCCGGATACGCGGTGGTCTGGCCTGGACCCCGCACGCCTTCGTCGGCTTCCTGGCGTTCATCACCCTGGTCACCGGACTGTCGGCGGGCCACAGCATGTCGAGCGGCGTCGTGGTCCTGTTCACCGCCGCGGTCCCGGCCGCGGCCGTGCTGCTCACGCTGGTGCGGCCGGTCGGCGCGTTCTGGCTGTCGCTGACGTCCACCCCCGTCCTCGCGTTCCTCATCGGCGACCACTGGAGCGGCTGGCCCTGGCCGCCCGGCCCGTTCGCCGCCCATCTCGCCGTGCTGACCGTGGTCGCGCTGCGCACCCGGCCCCGTACGGCCGCCTGGATGTGGCTGCTGACCGCCACCTACGGAGCGTTCGCCGAAGGGATCGCGGGGTACGGCTACGGCGGGAACAGCTGGCCGATGGTCTTCGTCTCGGCGCTCCTGCTGCTCGGCACGACCGTCCTGAACGTGCGCCGTGCGGCCCGCGAGGAGGTGGCCGTCCAGCAGAGCGTCACCGCCGTCGAGCGGGACCGGCGCACCCTGCTGGAGGAGCGCACCACCATCGCCCGCGAGCTGCACGATGTCGTCGCCCACCACATGTCGGTGGTCGCCATCCAGGCGGAGGCGGCGCCGTACCGGGTCGAGAACCCGCCGCCCGAGCTGGTGCAGGCGTTCGCGACGATCCGCGAGAACGCGGTGGCCTCGCTCACCGAGCTGCGCCGCGTCCTCGGGGTCGTACGGGCGGAGGACCACGAGGCCCCGGACGCCCCGCAGCCGACCCTCGCCGACCTCGACGGGCTGATAGCCAACGTGCGCGACGCGGGCCTGACCGTGGAGACCGCGGTCACCGGCGCGGTGCGCGAACTGCCCCAGGGCGTCGAGCTGTCGGCGTACCGGATCATCCAGGAGGCGCTGAGCAACGCCCTGCGCCACGCGCCCGGCGCGCCGGCGAAGGTCGAGGTGGCGTACGTGCTCGGCGGCCTGGGCCTCAGGATCGTCAACGGACCGGCGCGAGGGCTCGTGAAGCCCTCGCCGGGGGCCGGGCACGGCATCACCGGCATGCGCGAGCGGGTGGCGATGCTGAACGGCGAGATGACGGCGGCGGAGACGGAGGACGGCGGCTACGAGGTCGCCGCGTTCCTCCCCGTGGCGAAGGACGAGAGCGCATGA
- a CDS encoding S9 family peptidase has product MPDPAAARDAAEEASALSHPAVAPDATAAYGEHPDQVVDFYAPRDARDPAPLVVVLHGGAWRGPYDRQHITPFADFLARHGFAVANVEYRRGGSLPQQRDDEGAAGPVAGRWPETLDDVAAAMDALPGLARTALPQADPRRTVLTGHSAGGHLALWAAARHVLPAGAPWRLASPPLLRGVVALAPIADLVRAAELSVCGGAVHQFLGGKERFEERAPYADPAALLPTGIATAVVQGREDTVVPQAVAEAYVDAAAKAGETVGFTLLEGVGHFPLIDPAADACAVVAEEIAQLAW; this is encoded by the coding sequence ATGCCGGACCCCGCCGCCGCTCGCGACGCCGCCGAAGAGGCCTCCGCCCTGTCGCATCCGGCCGTCGCCCCGGATGCCACCGCCGCGTACGGCGAACACCCCGACCAGGTCGTCGACTTCTACGCGCCGCGCGACGCCCGGGACCCGGCGCCGCTCGTCGTGGTGCTGCACGGCGGGGCGTGGCGGGGGCCGTACGACCGGCAGCACATCACCCCGTTCGCGGACTTCCTGGCGCGGCACGGTTTCGCGGTGGCGAACGTGGAGTACCGAAGGGGCGGTTCGCTGCCCCAGCAGCGGGACGACGAAGGGGCCGCGGGCCCGGTGGCCGGGCGCTGGCCGGAGACGCTCGACGACGTGGCGGCGGCGATGGACGCGCTGCCCGGCCTGGCCCGCACCGCACTGCCCCAGGCGGACCCGCGGCGCACCGTCCTCACCGGACACTCCGCGGGCGGCCATCTCGCGCTGTGGGCGGCGGCGCGCCATGTGCTGCCCGCCGGTGCGCCGTGGCGGCTCGCGTCACCGCCGCTGCTGCGCGGGGTCGTCGCGCTCGCCCCGATCGCCGATCTCGTACGGGCGGCGGAGCTGTCCGTGTGCGGCGGCGCGGTGCACCAGTTCCTCGGCGGCAAGGAGCGGTTCGAGGAGCGTGCGCCGTACGCGGACCCGGCGGCACTGCTGCCCACCGGGATCGCGACCGCCGTCGTCCAGGGCCGCGAGGACACCGTGGTGCCGCAGGCCGTCGCCGAGGCGTACGTCGACGCGGCGGCGAAGGCGGGCGAGACGGTCGGCTTCACGCTGCTGGAGGGCGTCGGCCACTTCCCGCTGATCGATCCGGCGGCGGACGCGTGCGCGGTGGTGGCGGAGGAGATCGCCCAGCTCGCCTGGTGA
- a CDS encoding cytochrome P450, with translation MDAAPFAPWSPAFVADPYPAYAELRARGRVHWSEPTRQWLVPHHADVSALLRDRRLGRTYRHRFTHEEFGRTPPPAAHEPFHTLNDHGLLDLEAPDHTRIRRLVAKAFTPRTVQALEPAVRRLAAGLVGELVKAGGGDLLADVAEPLPVAVIAEMLGIPQADRGLLRPWSAAICGMYELNPTQETAARAVRASVEFSAYLRELIARRRKEPGEELISALIAAQDEDGGRLSEQEMVSTCVLLLNAGHEATVNTTANGWWTLFRHPEQLAALRADPGRLPTAVEELMRYDTPLQLFERWVLDDIELDGTVIPRGGEVALLFGSANRDPARFERPDALDLARADNPHISFGAGIHYCLGAPLARIELAASFGQLLRQAPTMRVVEEPEWGAGFVIRGLRGLRVEL, from the coding sequence ATGGACGCTGCTCCGTTCGCCCCCTGGTCGCCCGCGTTCGTCGCCGACCCGTACCCCGCCTACGCGGAGCTGCGCGCTCGCGGCCGGGTGCACTGGTCCGAGCCGACCCGGCAGTGGCTCGTGCCGCACCACGCCGATGTGTCGGCGCTGCTGCGGGACCGGCGGCTGGGGCGTACGTACCGCCACCGGTTCACGCACGAGGAGTTCGGGCGGACCCCGCCGCCGGCCGCGCACGAGCCGTTCCACACGCTCAACGACCACGGTCTGCTGGACCTCGAAGCCCCCGACCACACCCGGATCCGGCGGCTGGTGGCGAAGGCGTTCACACCCCGGACGGTGCAGGCCCTGGAACCGGCCGTGCGGCGGCTGGCCGCCGGGCTCGTGGGGGAGCTGGTGAAGGCGGGCGGCGGCGATCTGCTCGCCGACGTCGCCGAGCCGCTGCCGGTCGCGGTGATCGCGGAGATGCTGGGGATACCGCAGGCGGACCGGGGCCTGCTGCGGCCCTGGTCGGCGGCGATCTGCGGGATGTACGAGCTGAACCCGACGCAGGAGACGGCGGCGCGGGCGGTGCGGGCGTCCGTCGAGTTCTCCGCGTATCTGCGGGAGTTGATCGCGCGGCGGCGCAAGGAACCGGGGGAGGAGCTGATCTCGGCACTGATCGCGGCGCAGGACGAGGACGGCGGCCGGCTCAGCGAGCAGGAGATGGTCTCCACGTGCGTGCTGCTGCTGAACGCGGGGCACGAGGCGACGGTCAACACGACGGCGAACGGCTGGTGGACGCTGTTCCGGCACCCGGAGCAACTGGCGGCCCTGCGGGCCGATCCGGGGCGACTGCCCACGGCGGTGGAGGAGCTGATGCGGTACGACACCCCGCTCCAGCTCTTCGAGCGCTGGGTCCTCGACGACATCGAGCTCGACGGCACCGTGATCCCGCGCGGTGGTGAGGTCGCGCTCCTCTTCGGCTCGGCGAACCGGGATCCCGCGCGCTTCGAGCGCCCTGACGCGCTGGACCTGGCCCGCGCCGACAACCCGCACATCAGCTTCGGCGCGGGCATCCACTACTGCCTGGGCGCGCCGCTGGCCCGTATCGAACTGGCGGCGTCGTTCGGGCAACTGCTGCGGCAGGCGCCGACGATGAGGGTGGTGGAGGAGCCCGAGTGGGGGGCGGGGTTCGTGATCAGGGGGCTGCGGGGGCTCCGCGTGGAGCTGTGA
- a CDS encoding ABC transporter ATP-binding protein gives MTKAITVSGLHKSFGRTHALDGLDLSVETGEVHGFLGPNGAGKSTTIRVLLGLLRADSGAAQLLGKDPWKDAVELHRRVAYVPGDVTLWRNLSGGEVIDLYGRLRGGLDKARRDRLVERFELDPTKKGRTYSKGNRQKVALVAAFASDVDVLILDEPTSGLDPLMEEVFQSCVAEERDRGRTVLLSSHVLSEVEALCDRVSIIRKGVTVETGTLADLRHLTRTSVTAELAGAPNGLSHLPGVYDLDVQGKRVRFQVETDKLDAVLRSLTESGVRSLTSTPPTLEELFLRHYQDDLHAEQTAGTVAR, from the coding sequence ATGACGAAGGCCATCACCGTCTCCGGACTGCACAAGTCGTTCGGGCGGACGCACGCACTGGACGGTCTCGACCTCAGCGTCGAGACCGGCGAGGTCCACGGCTTCCTCGGGCCCAACGGCGCCGGGAAGTCCACCACCATCCGGGTCCTCCTGGGCCTGCTGCGCGCCGACTCGGGCGCCGCCCAGCTGCTCGGCAAGGACCCCTGGAAGGACGCCGTCGAGCTGCACCGGCGGGTCGCGTACGTCCCCGGAGACGTGACGCTCTGGCGCAACCTCTCCGGCGGCGAGGTCATCGACCTCTACGGACGGCTGCGCGGCGGACTCGACAAGGCGCGCCGCGACCGGCTGGTCGAGCGGTTCGAACTCGACCCCACCAAGAAGGGGCGTACGTACTCCAAGGGCAACCGGCAGAAGGTCGCCCTCGTCGCCGCCTTCGCCTCCGACGTCGACGTGCTCATCCTCGACGAGCCGACCAGCGGCCTCGACCCGCTGATGGAGGAGGTCTTCCAGAGCTGCGTCGCCGAGGAGCGCGACCGCGGCCGGACCGTCCTGCTCTCCAGCCATGTGCTGAGCGAGGTCGAGGCGCTCTGCGACCGCGTCAGCATCATCCGCAAGGGCGTCACCGTGGAGACCGGCACCCTCGCCGACCTGCGCCACCTGACCCGTACGAGCGTCACCGCGGAGCTCGCGGGCGCGCCCAACGGGCTCTCGCACCTGCCCGGCGTGTACGACCTGGACGTCCAGGGCAAGCGGGTGCGGTTCCAGGTCGAGACGGACAAGCTGGACGCGGTGCTGCGGTCGCTCACCGAGTCGGGAGTACGGTCGCTGACCAGCACCCCGCCGACGCTCGAGGAGCTGTTCCTCCGCCACTACCAGGACGACCTGCACGCGGAGCAGACGGCAGGGACGGTGGCACGATGA